In Bacillus thuringiensis, the DNA window TCTTATTTTGAACCATATTGTCCATTTTGTAAATGTTTCCAAAGTAAAAATTCGAAAAATATTCACATTTTGTAAGAAAATATGCAAGAACTCCATGTTAATAGAAAAAAAGAGCGGTTCAAATGCGGATATCTTCATATAGGGGTATAATAAAAATATACAATAACCTACTAAAGTGGGAGAAATTAGAGGCGGTAAAATGATGTTTGAATTTGCGGGGAGTGTTATAGCATTAATTTTATTTGTATTTTCTTATATAAATTTAAAAAAGATTCGTCATTATGAAACGACTACATATTTTGATGGGATGGATGGTATACATGCTGGGGTCACAAATGAGAGTGGCGGGGATATGTAAAGGTGTATAACTTTCTTTTTTTGCGTGGTATGATATTTAAAAATAGTACATAATAGAGTTCGTAAGTGATGAATGGAGAGTGGAAAGAATGAAGATTTCTTTTATTCGTCATGGTCGCTTAGATCGTACTATAGAACCAATGACGGTTACATCCTTTCATGAATGGATGAAAGGATATGACTTACATACTATAACAGAAAAAGCACCTATACCAATGGAAACAAAGGAAGCGGTTGAAGCAACAAAATTGATTGTAACGAGTGATCAAAAGTGTGCTATACAATCAGCAGCTGAATTAATGGATTCTTTATCTTTTATGCAAAATTCTCTTTTTAGGGAAGCTGAAATTCCGACGAGTTTTTATGCTCCAATATGGTTGAAATGTAAACCTAACGTATGGATGTTTATCGGACGAACGTTATGGATACTTGGTTACCGTAAAGATGTTGAATCTTATAAGGAAGTAAGAGAGAGGGCAAGGCAAGCGGCTTACTTATTACACCGTTACGCTCTCGTACATGGAAGTATTGCTCTTGTAGGTCATAATTACATTAATGCAATGATTGGTGCGGAACTGAGAGCGATGGGATGGTCTGGTACGCCTATTTTGCACAGAGAGCCATGGGGATGTACAACTTATACATTCCACGAGGCGATGAATGGAAATATATTGAATACGAATTTAACATAAAAGCACACGATTTATATAAATCGTGTGCTTTCTTTTTAAGATATAGAAACTTTGATGTTTAATGTTTTTACGAGATGTGCATAAGGTTCGCCTACGAGCATAACGATTTGATCTTTTTTATAACCTAGTTTTTCGTATAGTGAATAGGCACGTTTGTTTTCTAAATTAACAAGTAATGCGATTTTTTCATACACCTTTTCAGTTGCATAGATTTCAGCAGCTTCAATTAATTTAGAACCGATTCCTTTTCCGCCATATGCACTTGAGACCGATAATGTATCAATGTAATATTCATCAAGCTCAGCTTCTTTTTCTAATGTAATCGATTCATCTTTATGTAATTCTCTTAAGTGACGTACAATTGGTGCATCAAGCCTTGTAGCTTCACTACCGTGATAAGCGACAATAATTCCAATCGCAATTCCGTCTTGTTCATATACAAAACAGTTTTCGTAGCTCAGTCGATTTCCCTCTTTTGAGAACCATGTTTCAAGTCCTAGTAATACTTCTGCCTCAACAGTGCTACCTGTGATTTTTTCAGCAATTTCGTGCAGAGCGTTATATAATAAAGGCGCAATTGCCATCGCATCTGTCTTTTTTGCTTTCCGAATCATAGTATCCCTCCTAGTTCTATTTATATATTGTAGCATAGTGGTATGGAACTTTGCATTGTTGTATGTCGAAATGTTTGATATAGAGAAGTAGCTATGTTAGTATATGATATTTAGTGGACATATAGTAAAGCGATATCGTTTGCGAAATAATTAAAATGAAATGAAGGTATAGCACCTGGATAATTTTACAGTTGTTGACCTATAGAATATACGATAAAATAAAATATTGCATAGAGGTGAAATACATGGACGAACAATTAGCAAATACAATTTTGGATCAGCTGAAAAATGGTGAAATAAAGGAGTATGTTGCAACAAAAGATGTATTTTATACGTTTAGGAAAGTTGTAGTAGGGCGGGAAGATTTTAAACATATTATTGGGAACGCACAGCGCGGCGGACAAGTAATTTATACATATTCAGAAACGCCACGTTCGTAACTAGAAGAATATAGGGGGAGGAGAATTATGGGCGATTTTAAACAAGGCATATTACCACATTGGGATTATATGTGGAAAGATAGAGCTGGAAATCGGTTTATGGGGATGGTTATGTACCCAGAGAAAAGAAAGTGTTCGGCAAACATGCTTCAGAAAATAAAAAGAGCATATGAAGAGGCTATAGAAATTAAAGTAACTGTACAAGTTCAACATACATATCAGTACGTAGAAGGAATGATTGTGTACTTTGATGAAGAAGCTCCTGTATGTACGATGATTGATAAAGATGAAAATCCACATCATATATTTGTAAAAGATATTTTGCGTATTAAGCACTCTGAATAATCTTTTCATAAATAAATTGAATTTCCATAATAATAATCTTTTTCTATAATAGTTATCTTTTAGTATGTAACGCGAACCGAAAGTATATGTATAATATTTAATAAAGTAAAATTGATAAATGTAATCGTTTTTTAGAACAGATTATCGTTTCATGTCTGTTCTTTTTTGCGTGATGCTGGAGAAATATATTCCTCCAGCATTTGCCGTTTTATGACAAAATATATTGGTAACTTTTTTAAAAATAAGGTT includes these proteins:
- a CDS encoding histidine phosphatase family protein; amino-acid sequence: MKISFIRHGRLDRTIEPMTVTSFHEWMKGYDLHTITEKAPIPMETKEAVEATKLIVTSDQKCAIQSAAELMDSLSFMQNSLFREAEIPTSFYAPIWLKCKPNVWMFIGRTLWILGYRKDVESYKEVRERARQAAYLLHRYALVHGSIALVGHNYINAMIGAELRAMGWSGTPILHREPWGCTTYTFHEAMNGNILNTNLT
- a CDS encoding GNAT family N-acetyltransferase; the encoded protein is MIRKAKKTDAMAIAPLLYNALHEIAEKITGSTVEAEVLLGLETWFSKEGNRLSYENCFVYEQDGIAIGIIVAYHGSEATRLDAPIVRHLRELHKDESITLEKEAELDEYYIDTLSVSSAYGGKGIGSKLIEAAEIYATEKVYEKIALLVNLENKRAYSLYEKLGYKKDQIVMLVGEPYAHLVKTLNIKVSIS